The following proteins come from a genomic window of bacterium:
- a CDS encoding lipoprotein-releasing ABC transporter permease subunit, with protein sequence MIEVLSAGLGLVSASLVALIALAFGLMFVFFSASAALVFGQFLGFAHRPIVALCAGLLAVVLVWVVSLAAGLEPVWALPTIQAFWVTVFYGLVCWRRAHRFVLITFGVLLLIGAGAFAVSLFSADAGEIGFQAAAAIQALLAVVAIGLWPLIVAGMVTHWRERPVEWFLSLRYLVARRRQAFISVISVICVVGVALGVAVITVVLSVMNGFSHMWESKIIGARAHFSVMSRLGEFADYGPIRDEVVKLPGVLGATPYVATEAILRGDSGQIQAVYLKGIDPSTVADVTQLVQDMRLGSLDDMAPVPGAEGLDALHGVIIGGELADRFFLRIGDPLVLISPLGGKPTPLGPAPRLERFRIAGVFRSNFFQFDESYVYSSLAAVQDFMRLENVVSGIEVRTDDAYRSLEVARASEALLGQLFVARDWKTFYPGFFQALKHERVMMFVLLSFIMVVAGFIIIATLMMMIMEKSRDIAILKTMGCPDDGILRVFAIQGFLIGIAGLAVGLGMGLVITFNLDAIQYGVERLIGVDVLPANVYQLQSLPYLIQGEQLAYIALIAMVLSTGATLFPSWQAAKLDPAEALRYE encoded by the coding sequence ATGATTGAAGTCCTGTCGGCTGGGCTCGGCCTGGTCTCCGCGAGCCTCGTCGCGCTCATCGCGCTCGCGTTCGGGCTGATGTTCGTTTTCTTTTCCGCTTCGGCGGCTCTGGTCTTCGGGCAGTTCCTGGGCTTTGCGCACCGACCGATCGTCGCGCTGTGTGCGGGCCTGCTCGCCGTTGTGCTGGTGTGGGTCGTGTCGCTGGCTGCGGGTCTCGAGCCCGTCTGGGCGCTCCCGACAATCCAGGCGTTCTGGGTGACGGTTTTCTACGGGTTGGTGTGCTGGAGGCGGGCCCATCGCTTCGTCTTGATTACTTTCGGCGTCCTGTTGCTGATAGGTGCGGGCGCGTTTGCCGTTTCCCTGTTTTCCGCCGACGCGGGCGAAATCGGTTTCCAGGCCGCCGCCGCTATCCAGGCGCTCCTGGCCGTAGTCGCAATCGGGCTGTGGCCGTTGATCGTCGCCGGAATGGTCACGCACTGGCGCGAGCGCCCGGTCGAATGGTTCCTTTCGCTGCGCTACCTGGTCGCCCGACGCCGCCAGGCATTCATTTCCGTCATCAGCGTGATCTGTGTAGTCGGGGTGGCACTCGGTGTGGCGGTGATCACGGTCGTACTCTCGGTGATGAACGGGTTCTCGCATATGTGGGAATCGAAGATCATCGGCGCGCGAGCGCACTTCTCCGTCATGTCGCGACTCGGCGAGTTTGCCGACTACGGCCCGATCCGCGACGAAGTCGTGAAACTGCCGGGCGTACTCGGTGCGACACCCTACGTCGCAACCGAGGCGATACTGCGCGGGGACTCCGGCCAGATCCAGGCGGTCTACCTGAAAGGGATCGATCCATCCACTGTCGCCGACGTCACTCAGCTCGTACAGGATATGCGCCTCGGTTCGCTCGACGACATGGCGCCCGTACCTGGAGCCGAAGGTCTCGACGCTCTGCACGGTGTGATCATCGGCGGCGAACTCGCAGACCGTTTCTTTCTGCGCATCGGCGATCCGCTCGTGCTGATCTCTCCACTCGGCGGCAAACCCACGCCGCTGGGTCCGGCCCCCCGACTGGAGCGCTTCAGGATTGCTGGTGTGTTCCGTTCGAATTTCTTCCAGTTCGACGAAAGCTATGTCTACTCGAGCCTGGCCGCGGTGCAGGATTTCATGCGCCTGGAGAACGTGGTGAGTGGAATAGAGGTGCGCACGGATGATGCGTATCGCTCACTCGAAGTCGCCCGGGCCTCTGAAGCGTTACTGGGCCAGCTGTTCGTCGCGCGAGACTGGAAGACTTTCTATCCGGGCTTCTTTCAAGCACTCAAACACGAGCGCGTGATGATGTTCGTGCTTCTCAGTTTCATCATGGTGGTGGCCGGTTTCATCATCATCGCCACGTTGATGATGATGATCATGGAGAAGTCCCGCGATATCGCGATCCTCAAGACGATGGGTTGCCCGGATGACGGCATACTGCGGGTCTTCGCGATCCAGGGCTTTTTGATCGGAATCGCCGGGTTGGCCGTGGGGCTGGGCATGGGTCTTGTGATCACGTTCAATCTCGACGCGATCCAGTACGGAGTGGAACGCTTGATCGGCGTCGACGTTCTGCCGGCAAATGTGTATCAGCTTCAATCGTTGCCCTACCTGATCCAGGGGGAGCAACTCGCCTACATCGCCTTGATTGCCATGGTGCTTTCTACAGGCGCGACACTGTTCCCATCGTGGCAAGCCGCCAAGCTCGATCCCGCCGAGGCGCTGCGATATGAGTGA
- a CDS encoding ABC transporter ATP-binding protein — protein sequence MSELRAENVIKRFSLGAETLEILGKVNFAVGAGESVAILGVSGAGKSTLLHILGGLERPTEGRVLYDERDIYSMDSPELARFRNECLGFVFQFHHLLPEFDALENVMMPCLLAGWPRKKARARAEELLDSVGLADRRKHSPGKLSGGERQRVAIARALVMAPPVVLADEPTGNLDAGTADEVVDGFLRLNAQVGTALVLVTHNEKLANRLDKKCYLVEGRLES from the coding sequence ATGAGTGAGCTGCGCGCCGAGAACGTGATCAAACGTTTTTCGCTGGGCGCGGAGACACTCGAGATCCTGGGCAAGGTGAACTTCGCCGTTGGAGCCGGAGAGTCGGTTGCGATTCTCGGTGTGTCCGGTGCCGGAAAGTCGACGCTACTGCACATCCTGGGTGGCCTGGAACGTCCAACCGAAGGCCGAGTGCTCTACGACGAGCGCGATATCTACTCGATGGATTCGCCGGAACTGGCGCGCTTTCGCAACGAGTGCCTCGGTTTCGTGTTTCAGTTCCACCATCTGCTCCCCGAGTTCGATGCGCTCGAGAACGTCATGATGCCGTGCCTGCTCGCAGGCTGGCCGCGCAAGAAGGCCCGCGCACGCGCAGAGGAGTTGCTCGATTCCGTGGGGCTCGCAGATCGGCGCAAGCACAGTCCTGGGAAGCTCTCCGGTGGCGAACGCCAGCGGGTCGCGATCGCTCGCGCGCTCGTGATGGCGCCGCCGGTCGTGCTGGCCGACGAGCCGACCGGCAATCTGGATGCAGGTACGGCGGATGAAGTCGTCGACGGTTTCCTGCGTCTGAACGCTCAGGTAGGGACGGCACTGGTGCTCGTAACCCACAACGAGAAACTCGCGAATCGGCTGGACAAGAAGTGCTACCTGGTGGAGGGACGCCTGGAGTCGTAG
- the lpxA gene encoding acyl-ACP--UDP-N-acetylglucosamine O-acyltransferase, whose protein sequence is MSIHPTAVVDPKAEIDPAAEVGPFSVIGPKVRLAEGVVVHSHAVVTGRTEVGAETQIFPFASVGEIPQDLKYAGGDTRVVIGARNTIREHVTIHAGIEQAGGLTTIGDDNLLMVGVHVAHDCQVGSHTIMANNVLLAGHVSVGDYAYLAGASGVQQFVRVGESAMVAGMSGLMNDAAPFLIVQGYPARVFKINRINMERRGMSKEQIEGAETAFRVIFRSGLRAHEAFAKVREDLPDSQEAERMVAFLEKSERGFARRR, encoded by the coding sequence ATGAGTATCCATCCCACCGCCGTCGTCGATCCGAAGGCCGAAATCGATCCCGCCGCAGAAGTCGGTCCTTTTTCGGTCATCGGTCCGAAGGTGCGGCTTGCCGAAGGCGTCGTGGTGCACTCTCACGCAGTGGTCACCGGGCGCACCGAGGTCGGCGCCGAAACCCAGATTTTCCCCTTTGCCAGCGTCGGTGAGATTCCTCAGGACTTGAAATATGCGGGCGGCGACACGCGCGTCGTGATCGGCGCTCGCAACACGATTCGCGAACACGTGACGATTCACGCCGGGATCGAGCAGGCCGGTGGCTTGACGACGATCGGAGACGACAACCTGCTTATGGTGGGCGTGCATGTAGCGCACGACTGTCAGGTAGGCAGTCACACGATCATGGCAAATAACGTGCTTCTGGCCGGACATGTCAGTGTCGGCGACTACGCCTACCTGGCCGGTGCTTCGGGCGTACAGCAGTTCGTGCGGGTAGGCGAGTCGGCCATGGTTGCCGGTATGTCGGGTTTGATGAACGACGCCGCACCTTTTCTGATCGTGCAGGGCTACCCGGCGCGGGTCTTCAAGATCAATCGCATCAATATGGAACGCCGTGGCATGAGCAAAGAGCAGATCGAAGGGGCCGAAACGGCTTTTCGAGTGATCTTTCGCTCCGGGCTGCGCGCCCACGAAGCCTTTGCCAAGGTCCGCGAGGATCTTCCGGATTCACAGGAGGCCGAGCGCATGGTCGCTTTCCTGGAAAAGTCGGAGCGCGGCTTCGCGCGCAGGCGGTAG
- a CDS encoding OmpH family outer membrane protein, whose translation MRILNFRTWVLLGTFLGLLAPVSDAAAEVKIGFVDQQRAVMSSTAGKEAEKTLTGLQKAKMDEVNPLREECKRMQEELEAQKFVLSKEVLQERGIEFQRCTRDLERSVQAAQDELSIQERKYMAPLIKQLEESVRSIGKKNKFDLILDRSSPGVLYFPDALDITDLVIKQLNGG comes from the coding sequence ATGAGAATTCTCAATTTCCGAACCTGGGTCCTCCTGGGGACTTTCCTGGGTCTGCTTGCGCCGGTTTCGGACGCAGCCGCCGAGGTGAAGATCGGTTTCGTAGATCAGCAGCGGGCCGTGATGAGTTCGACGGCAGGCAAGGAAGCTGAGAAGACCCTGACGGGCCTTCAGAAGGCGAAAATGGACGAGGTCAACCCGTTGCGCGAAGAGTGCAAGCGCATGCAGGAAGAACTCGAAGCCCAGAAGTTCGTGCTGTCCAAGGAAGTCCTGCAGGAGCGGGGGATCGAGTTTCAGCGCTGCACGCGGGACCTCGAGCGCAGCGTACAGGCGGCGCAGGACGAACTCTCGATCCAGGAGCGGAAGTACATGGCTCCCCTGATCAAGCAGTTGGAGGAATCGGTCCGTTCGATCGGCAAGAAGAACAAATTTGACCTGATCCTCGATCGATCCAGTCCCGGCGTCCTATACTTTCCCGACGCACTCGACATCACCGACCTGGTGATCAAGCAACTCAACGGGGGCTGA
- the fabZ gene encoding 3-hydroxyacyl-ACP dehydratase FabZ: MSKTVLTAKEIRELLPHRYPMLMIDRVVEIGDKDVIAEKLITANEPFFQGHFPDHPIMPGVLILEALAQTAGVWAITHSPENRGLATALAGIDKARFRKPVQPGDVLRLHANVVNSRGRLLKVEGVARVDGEPVAEAVIMAAFVEWSALS; encoded by the coding sequence ATGTCGAAGACAGTCCTTACGGCCAAAGAAATCCGGGAACTGCTCCCGCATCGCTACCCGATGCTGATGATCGATCGCGTGGTCGAGATTGGCGACAAGGATGTGATTGCCGAAAAGCTGATCACGGCGAATGAGCCCTTCTTTCAGGGGCATTTCCCGGATCATCCGATCATGCCCGGTGTGCTGATTCTCGAAGCTCTGGCACAGACTGCAGGAGTCTGGGCGATCACTCATTCGCCCGAGAACCGGGGTCTGGCAACCGCGCTCGCCGGAATCGACAAGGCGCGCTTCCGGAAACCGGTCCAACCCGGGGACGTGCTCCGTCTGCACGCCAACGTCGTCAATTCCCGGGGTCGTCTCCTCAAGGTCGAAGGCGTCGCGCGCGTGGACGGGGAACCGGTGGCCGAGGCCGTCATCATGGCCGCGTTCGTCGAATGGTCGGCGCTCTCATGA
- the bamA gene encoding outer membrane protein assembly factor BamA, translating to MIKRNRPGRAARLAPLVALFLGGALFGPTTAGAQFPDLAGNNPATAPGIPVVGVEIQGNRRIEADAILAVLGTRPDTVLSRSVIAADVREIYKLGFFRNVTVVSKDAPGGQIISFVVEENPVIRRVTVTGNSSMGAEEVTDVLTLTVGSTVDRPLIVENQERVKALYQAKGYYLAEVSHEIEPLADGAAGINFSIVEGEKLWLRNVVFRGAEKLDPDDLANVIQTKPWRWTSYMTQYWDNSGLYAEPIFYQDLDSINRLYMDEGFIRVKVGEPEVSITEDGIDVIVDISEGAQFSVGQVDVIGDESMDREQLLGMVGLTPGSIFSRGVLSDDVERVKGFYADRGFFDADVLPRTRVDDEALKVDCAFEVEKKDLYFVDRIEVHGNTRTRDPVVRREMSIAEGELFSAAAVKRSRARVRRLGFFEEVGIEAKRLAKPNRVALGVEVVERPTGSFSFGAGVGSTDGFVLNAAIRQDNLFGTGRALTTNADLGSNNSRFFLRFVEPYIFGTAASFSGTLSQTEREFLDFREQIRGLNFNTSYPLDESQTVFGSGYSFTGREVEGVDQFQASSLLQREEFQGDSTTSMITFSLRRDTRDDIRFPKDGQVSAVAMEYAGIGGLNQFLRLEARTTWFLPLRNRLFSDSTFIINSRIGWAIPLNDLSDFDLPQCTGTGPNDCQTWLAGSSGVHRPLETIDRDLKLPLTERYFLGGLGSFQVRGFKQRSLGPRRTILDQIGFPPDPDERLYIPSGYNDKTSKTPTCISAKGCNDADETDVDDFADLDLTDVIGGNKMFLLNLELQFPISEDLGLTGILFMDMGNAFSENESINPADLRFGTGAGVQWFSPFGPIMVVLGVPLDRLEDEKSSVFEFSLGGSQF from the coding sequence GTGATCAAGCGAAACCGCCCAGGGCGGGCCGCCCGGCTCGCACCGCTGGTCGCCCTTTTTCTAGGGGGGGCACTCTTCGGGCCCACGACGGCTGGCGCCCAGTTTCCCGACCTGGCGGGGAATAATCCTGCCACTGCGCCTGGAATCCCCGTCGTAGGCGTCGAGATCCAGGGCAATCGGCGCATCGAAGCGGACGCGATTCTCGCCGTTCTGGGGACTCGTCCAGATACCGTTCTGAGTCGCTCGGTGATCGCGGCCGACGTTCGCGAGATCTACAAGCTGGGTTTCTTCCGGAACGTCACCGTTGTGAGCAAGGACGCGCCGGGTGGACAGATCATCAGCTTCGTCGTCGAAGAGAATCCCGTCATTCGCCGGGTGACGGTCACCGGCAACTCGTCGATGGGCGCAGAGGAGGTCACGGATGTACTGACCCTGACCGTGGGTTCGACCGTCGACCGGCCCTTGATCGTCGAGAACCAGGAACGCGTCAAGGCCCTGTATCAGGCGAAGGGCTACTACCTGGCCGAGGTCAGCCACGAAATCGAACCGCTCGCCGACGGCGCGGCTGGAATCAACTTCTCGATCGTCGAAGGCGAGAAGCTCTGGTTGCGCAACGTGGTTTTCCGGGGCGCCGAGAAACTGGACCCCGACGATCTGGCGAATGTCATTCAGACCAAACCCTGGCGTTGGACCTCGTATATGACGCAGTACTGGGACAATTCCGGACTGTACGCGGAGCCAATCTTCTACCAGGACCTCGATAGCATAAACCGCCTCTACATGGACGAAGGCTTCATTCGCGTGAAGGTTGGCGAGCCCGAGGTGTCGATCACGGAAGACGGGATCGACGTTATCGTGGACATCAGTGAGGGGGCACAGTTTTCTGTCGGCCAGGTCGACGTGATCGGCGACGAGAGCATGGATCGGGAGCAACTCCTGGGCATGGTCGGGTTGACTCCGGGCAGTATTTTCAGTCGCGGCGTTCTGTCGGACGATGTCGAACGCGTAAAGGGTTTCTACGCGGACCGGGGTTTCTTCGATGCGGACGTCCTTCCTCGTACCCGGGTCGACGATGAGGCACTCAAGGTCGATTGCGCGTTCGAGGTCGAGAAGAAGGATCTGTACTTCGTCGATCGTATCGAAGTGCACGGCAACACCCGTACGCGCGATCCCGTGGTTCGTCGCGAAATGTCGATTGCAGAAGGCGAGCTCTTTTCCGCCGCCGCAGTCAAGCGCAGCAGGGCACGAGTTCGTCGTCTGGGATTCTTCGAAGAAGTGGGGATTGAGGCCAAACGTCTCGCCAAACCGAACCGGGTGGCCCTCGGCGTCGAAGTGGTCGAACGCCCGACCGGCAGCTTCAGCTTCGGCGCTGGTGTGGGTTCGACCGACGGCTTCGTCCTGAATGCGGCGATTCGCCAGGACAATCTATTCGGGACCGGACGCGCATTGACGACCAATGCCGATCTCGGATCGAATAACTCTCGCTTTTTCTTGCGCTTCGTCGAGCCCTATATCTTTGGGACGGCCGCCTCGTTTTCCGGCACGCTCTCGCAGACCGAGCGCGAGTTCCTCGACTTTCGCGAGCAGATCCGGGGCCTGAACTTCAATACCAGCTATCCACTCGACGAGAGCCAGACCGTGTTCGGAAGCGGCTACTCGTTTACCGGACGCGAGGTCGAGGGCGTCGATCAGTTCCAGGCGTCGTCCCTCTTGCAACGCGAGGAATTCCAGGGTGACTCGACGACGTCGATGATCACGTTCTCGCTTCGCCGCGACACGCGCGACGATATCCGCTTTCCCAAGGACGGACAGGTGTCGGCCGTGGCGATGGAATACGCGGGTATTGGAGGCCTGAATCAGTTCCTGCGCCTGGAAGCGCGCACGACCTGGTTCCTGCCGTTGCGGAACAGGCTGTTCTCCGACTCCACCTTCATCATCAACAGTCGCATCGGCTGGGCGATCCCGCTCAACGACCTCAGTGATTTCGACCTGCCTCAATGCACCGGCACCGGCCCCAACGACTGCCAGACCTGGCTCGCCGGTTCTTCTGGTGTGCACCGGCCTCTGGAGACGATCGATCGGGATCTCAAACTACCATTGACAGAGCGCTATTTCCTGGGCGGTCTCGGATCATTTCAGGTGCGCGGTTTCAAGCAGCGTTCGCTCGGACCGCGACGTACGATCCTCGACCAGATCGGTTTTCCGCCCGATCCCGACGAACGTCTCTACATCCCGTCGGGCTATAACGACAAGACCAGTAAGACCCCCACCTGCATCAGTGCCAAGGGTTGCAACGATGCCGACGAGACCGACGTCGACGATTTTGCCGACCTCGATTTGACGGATGTCATCGGCGGAAACAAGATGTTTCTCTTGAATCTCGAGCTCCAGTTTCCGATCTCTGAGGATCTCGGTCTGACCGGAATCCTGTTCATGGACATGGGCAATGCGTTTTCGGAAAACGAGTCCATCAATCCGGCAGATTTGCGCTTTGGTACGGGGGCTGGAGTGCAGTGGTTCAGCCCCTTTGGGCCCATCATGGTTGTGTTGGGGGTACCCCTCGACCGCCTCGAGGATGAAAAGTCATCTGTCTTCGAGTTTTCGCTGGGCGGATCACAGTTCTGA
- a CDS encoding LpxI family protein, protein MAVLGLIAGSGPLPFEVARAARDQAMEVAIAAIENNTDPEIERLIPGPISWFNAGQLGALIDFFKTSGVREVILAGAVSKRRILQNPSLLKPDERALGLLSKLAERGDDAILRALAGEFERDGLQVVDSARYLGERMTAEGRLAGPEPSPEVLEDLQLGMSVIRSLGPLDVGQAALVKDRAVLAVEAIEGTDAMVRRGSSFGKGAVLAKASKPGQDMRFDVPVIGPATIELAQECSLAAIGLEARRTLVLEREKTLDLADAAQVTVIGMRIDAS, encoded by the coding sequence GTGGCTGTCCTAGGACTCATCGCCGGCAGTGGCCCTCTGCCCTTCGAGGTTGCCCGAGCGGCTCGCGATCAGGCGATGGAGGTCGCGATCGCGGCTATCGAGAACAACACCGATCCCGAAATCGAACGGCTCATCCCGGGGCCGATTTCCTGGTTCAACGCCGGTCAACTCGGTGCGCTGATCGACTTCTTCAAGACCTCGGGAGTCCGGGAGGTGATCCTGGCGGGCGCCGTTTCGAAGCGACGCATCTTGCAAAACCCCAGCCTTCTCAAGCCCGACGAGCGCGCTCTGGGCCTGCTTTCGAAACTGGCCGAACGCGGCGACGATGCGATTCTTCGCGCACTGGCCGGGGAGTTTGAAAGGGACGGCCTGCAGGTGGTCGACTCGGCGCGTTATCTGGGCGAGCGCATGACGGCAGAAGGTCGCCTGGCGGGACCCGAACCTTCGCCCGAAGTACTCGAAGACCTCCAACTGGGCATGAGCGTCATTCGCAGCCTGGGGCCCCTCGATGTGGGGCAAGCCGCGCTGGTCAAGGATCGCGCGGTGCTCGCGGTGGAAGCCATCGAAGGAACCGACGCGATGGTCCGACGCGGTTCCTCTTTCGGCAAGGGGGCCGTACTCGCAAAGGCTTCCAAGCCCGGCCAGGACATGCGTTTCGACGTGCCCGTGATCGGTCCGGCGACCATCGAACTCGCGCAGGAGTGCTCGTTGGCGGCGATCGGTCTCGAGGCGCGGCGCACACTCGTGCTCGAGCGCGAAAAGACACTGGATCTCGCCGATGCCGCCCAGGTCACCGTGATCGGAATGCGGATCGACGCTTCGTGA